The Gemmatimonadota bacterium DNA window TGAGATCCATCGCACGGTTGATGAAGCAATCCGCCGAGGACGCGCCGAGGATCCGGGGACACGCGATCCAGAGGCGTTGTTGCGGGGTCTTGGGCTAATCAAAGGCGGCGTATTATTGCGTGCCGCGGTTGTGCTGTTTGGGGCTACTGAGCGCATTGAGGCCGAAATGCCTCAGTGTCTGCTCCGGGTTGCCCGTTTTCGCGGCATTGATCGCACGGAATTTCTCGATAATCGACAGTTTCGCGGCAATGCTTTCACCTTGCTTACAAGAGCAGAGCGTTTTATGATCGAAAACTTGCCCATAGCGGGACGCATCATTCCAAATATCTTTGAGCGGGTGGATGAGCCGCTCTATCCACCGGTCGCGCTGCGCGAGGCATTGGCGAACGCGCTATGCCATCGGGATTACTCAATTGGCGGTGGCTCAGTGGCCGTGGCGATATACGATGACCGTCTTGAGGTGACTTCGTCTGGTTCGCTGCATTTTGGGTTGACTGCGGAGAAATTGTTTGAGACGCATGAGTCGCTGCCGTGGAATCCCTTGATCGCTGGTGTATTCTACCGACGTGGTATCATTGAGCAATGGGGACGCGGTACGCTCAAGATGGCGGAACTGACAACATCTGCCGGTCTGCCGCAACCCGAGATTGAGGATGTGTCCGGTTGCGTGACGGTGCGCTTTCGCCCCAGCCAATACGTGCCACCCCAGCGCGTGGGACGAGACTTGACCGAGCGACAACAGGCGATTCTCGCTCTGCTGGATCAGGCTGGTCAAGGTCTGGCACTGCGCGAGATATACGCCCAGATGAAGTTGCAGGCCAGCGAGCGGCAGGTGCGGAGAGATTTGAATACTTTGAGAATTCTCGAGCTGGTTGTGCCCAAGGGACATGGTCGCGGCGCACGGTGGAATCGTTTGTAATCCAAGTGTTTGCTAATGAACTGCTATCGTAGTTGTATTCTGTTCCGGTCTTATTCGGTCTTATTTGCAAGTTGATACGATATAAATATTTGTTAATAAAAGATTTGGCTTATTCGGTCTTATTCGGTCTTATTCGGTCTTATTTTCGAATTGATATGTATAATCATTTGTTAATAAAAGATTTGGCTCATTCTGGCTAATTTCAGTCTTATTAAGCGCGAGAAGGAGTGCGCGATGTCAAAATCCGATGTGCTCAGGTTTATCACAAAATCCGATGTGCAGGTGGAGGAATTGCCGTGGGGACCGCATGAGTGGATCAGTCGGGAGGGGTTGACCGAGGCGGATCATTTGTTGCTGGTGCGGGTGACGATGCCGCCGG harbors:
- a CDS encoding AAA family ATPase — its product is MTLEYITSLIATGESETLEFKQTTGRRREATQTVCAMLNHRGGHVLFGVTPGGKVTGQEVSDRTVEDVSREIQQLDPPAFPAIERVPVEGGREVIVVSVNQGQMKPYSYRGIAYRRVGNTNLTMSRDEYNQMLFERMHSEQRWENQPATDWSVNDLDIAEIHRTVDEAIRRGRAEDPGTRDPEALLRGLGLIKGGVLLRAAVVLFGATERIEAEMPQCLLRVARFRGIDRTEFLDNRQFRGNAFTLLTRAERFMIENLPIAGRIIPNIFERVDEPLYPPVALREALANALCHRDYSIGGGSVAVAIYDDRLEVTSSGSLHFGLTAEKLFETHESLPWNPLIAGVFYRRGIIEQWGRGTLKMAELTTSAGLPQPEIEDVSGCVTVRFRPSQYVPPQRVGRDLTERQQAILALLDQAGQGLALREIYAQMKLQASERQVRRDLNTLRILELVVPKGHGRGARWNRL